A single genomic interval of Labilibaculum sp. DW002 harbors:
- a CDS encoding ABC-F family ATP-binding cassette domain-containing protein yields MINVDGLAVEFGGTTLFKDISFVINEKDRIALMGKNGAGKSTLLKIIAGADKPTRGRIGAPKDAVIAYLPQHLMTDNTRTVFEEASQAFSKIFEMEKEIEEINLEMASRTDYESEEYYQLIERVSALSEVFYSIEEINYDAEVEKTLLGLGFKREDFTRPTSEFSGGWRMRIELAKILLRQPDLILLDEPTNHLDIESIQWLENFLMNSGKAVIVISHDRAFVDNITTRTIEVTMGRIYDYKAKYSEYLELRKDRRLHQQKAYEEQQKIIADNQAFIDRFKGTYSKTNQVSSREKMLEKMEIVEIDEEDTSALRLKFPPSPRSGNYPVIADGLGKTYSDNLVFSDAKFTIERGEKVAFVGRNGEGKSTLVKAIMDEIDYDGELTLGHNTMIGYFAQNQASLLDENLTVFQTIDDVAVGDIRTKIKDMLGAFMFGGDNSTKKVKVLSGGERTRLAMIKLLLEPVNLLILDEPTNHLDLKTKDILKTALQEFDGTLILVSHDRDFLDGLAEKVYEFGNKKVKEHLGDIYSFLSKKKMDNLKELERKK; encoded by the coding sequence ATGATTAATGTAGATGGTTTGGCGGTAGAGTTTGGTGGCACTACCTTATTTAAAGATATTTCCTTTGTAATAAACGAGAAGGACAGGATTGCCCTTATGGGTAAAAATGGTGCTGGTAAATCAACTTTGCTGAAGATTATTGCAGGGGCAGATAAACCTACTCGTGGACGAATTGGAGCTCCTAAAGATGCTGTAATTGCTTACCTACCTCAGCATTTGATGACCGATAATACTCGTACCGTATTTGAGGAGGCTTCTCAGGCTTTTTCAAAGATCTTTGAAATGGAGAAAGAGATTGAGGAGATCAATTTGGAGATGGCTTCACGAACTGATTACGAATCTGAAGAGTATTATCAGTTGATAGAACGTGTTTCGGCTTTAAGTGAAGTGTTTTATTCCATAGAGGAGATTAACTACGATGCTGAGGTTGAGAAAACACTTTTAGGACTTGGATTTAAACGCGAGGATTTTACTCGTCCAACTTCTGAGTTTAGTGGAGGTTGGAGAATGCGTATCGAATTAGCAAAAATTCTATTACGTCAACCAGACCTAATTCTTCTCGATGAGCCTACCAACCATTTGGATATTGAATCTATTCAATGGCTTGAAAACTTTCTAATGAATTCAGGTAAGGCGGTTATCGTTATTTCCCACGACCGTGCCTTTGTAGATAATATTACAACACGAACCATAGAAGTGACTATGGGGCGTATTTACGATTATAAGGCAAAATATTCAGAGTATCTGGAATTAAGAAAAGACAGACGTCTTCATCAGCAAAAAGCATACGAAGAGCAGCAAAAAATAATAGCAGACAATCAAGCTTTCATTGACCGTTTTAAGGGGACATATTCTAAAACCAATCAAGTTTCTTCTCGAGAGAAAATGCTAGAAAAAATGGAAATCGTTGAGATTGATGAAGAAGATACATCAGCTTTACGTTTGAAATTCCCACCATCACCTCGATCTGGTAATTACCCTGTTATTGCTGATGGTTTAGGCAAAACGTATAGTGATAATTTAGTTTTTTCTGATGCTAAATTTACGATTGAACGTGGAGAGAAAGTAGCCTTTGTTGGTCGAAACGGTGAAGGAAAATCGACTTTGGTGAAAGCTATAATGGATGAGATCGATTATGATGGAGAATTGACCTTAGGGCATAATACAATGATTGGTTACTTCGCTCAAAACCAGGCTTCATTGTTGGATGAAAACTTAACTGTTTTTCAAACAATTGATGATGTTGCAGTAGGGGATATTAGAACTAAGATTAAAGATATGTTGGGAGCCTTCATGTTTGGAGGTGATAATTCAACTAAGAAAGTAAAAGTTCTATCAGGAGGTGAGCGTACTCGTTTAGCGATGATAAAGCTTCTATTAGAACCAGTAAACTTGCTAATTCTCGATGAGCCAACCAATCACTTGGATCTAAAAACTAAGGATATTTTAAAGACAGCTTTACAAGAATTTGATGGTACACTGATTTTGGTTTCTCACGATCGTGATTTCCTTGATGGTTTGGCTGAAAAAGTATACGAGTTTGGCAATAAAAAAGTAAAAGAGCATCTTGGAGATATTTATTCTTTCTTGAGTAAGAAGAAAATGGATAATCTTAAAGAGTTGGAGAGAAAGAAATAA
- a CDS encoding ORF6N domain-containing protein, translating into MTKELENNLMLSDEIVSSKIYFIRNVKVMLDKDLAELYGVLTGNLNKAVKRNIRRFPEDFMFQLTKNEFENLKFQFGTSSWGGTRSLPYAFTEQGVAMLSGILNSDRAILVNIQIMRIFTRTRETLTDSLSVKLEIDEIKKKLESQDKNIELVFTYLDELIEKQDNLIPRQQIGFKPNDK; encoded by the coding sequence ATGACAAAAGAACTCGAAAACAACCTAATGTTATCTGATGAGATTGTAAGTAGTAAGATATATTTTATTAGAAATGTGAAGGTGATGTTAGATAAAGATTTAGCAGAACTTTATGGTGTATTAACAGGAAATCTAAATAAAGCTGTTAAAAGAAATATCAGACGTTTCCCTGAAGATTTTATGTTTCAATTAACGAAAAATGAATTTGAGAACTTGAAATTCCAATTTGGAACATCAAGTTGGGGAGGTACAAGAAGCTTACCTTACGCTTTTACAGAACAAGGTGTTGCTATGTTATCTGGTATTCTAAATAGTGATAGAGCAATCTTAGTAAATATCCAAATAATGAGGATCTTTACTAGGACTAGAGAAACCTTAACAGATAGTTTGAGTGTGAAATTAGAAATTGATGAAATTAAAAAGAAACTTGAAAGTCAGGACAAAAATATCGAATTGGTGTTTACTTACCTTGATGAACTAATAGAAAAACAAGATAATTTAATACCTCGACAACAAATAGGTTTTAAGCCTAACGATAAGTGA
- a CDS encoding glutathione peroxidase — MKKVFTIIALSVFVAFTAIAQDGIHQFTVKAIDGTNFNFADLKGKKVMVVNTASKCGLTPQYELLEALYKEYQDQDFVIVGFPANNFLKQEPGTDQEIKDFCSKNYGVTFPMMSKISVKGDDMHPLYTWLTQKSENGTIDSKVKWNFQKYLIDENGKLIDVLSPRDKPNSEKVISWLNK; from the coding sequence ATGAAAAAAGTATTTACAATTATAGCCTTATCCGTTTTTGTAGCATTTACAGCAATAGCACAGGACGGAATTCATCAATTTACGGTAAAAGCAATTGATGGTACGAACTTCAACTTTGCTGATTTAAAAGGGAAAAAAGTGATGGTAGTGAACACTGCTTCCAAATGTGGATTAACTCCTCAATACGAATTATTAGAAGCTTTGTACAAAGAATACCAAGATCAAGACTTTGTAATTGTAGGCTTCCCAGCCAACAATTTCTTAAAACAAGAACCTGGAACAGATCAAGAAATTAAAGATTTTTGCAGCAAAAATTATGGTGTTACTTTTCCTATGATGTCAAAAATATCAGTAAAAGGAGATGATATGCATCCCTTGTATACTTGGCTCACACAAAAATCTGAAAATGGAACAATAGATTCTAAAGTAAAATGGAACTTTCAGAAATATTTGATTGACGAAAACGGAAAATTGATAGATGTACTATCACCTAGAGACAAACCAAATAGTGAAAAAGTAATTTCGTGGTTGAATAAATAA
- a CDS encoding FAD-dependent monooxygenase, producing MKKGIIIGGGIAGLTAAIAMEQAGIDFTVYEAAPELKPYGAGIWMAPNAMQVFDKLGVKQAVKNAGIELEKVDITDENLNLIHGLNLKKIKAKFGSSIVAVHRARLQQVLYSFVNPDKVILNKALVSLEEKDGKVVLHFADETIIEADFVIGADGVNSRVRQQIMPEIHLRYSGQTCWRGLVTHTLPDQWKNATLELWGNQLRFGLAEMADEQIYWFAVKTSPENGVDETKDIKSYLKEEFKDFKGPVQELIEATPHFMIRRTDLHDLPGAKKWHQSKICLIGDAAHAATPNLGQGGAQAVEDAYTLVQELHLSQTPEYAFDSFQKKRYNKVKRIIFGSYWIGIVAHWKYFKGIRNFFLRNTPSFIEESQLNSIYRIDD from the coding sequence ATGAAGAAAGGAATTATTATTGGAGGTGGAATTGCTGGTTTAACTGCAGCAATAGCGATGGAGCAAGCTGGAATTGATTTTACCGTTTACGAAGCTGCTCCTGAATTGAAGCCCTATGGCGCTGGCATTTGGATGGCACCTAATGCCATGCAAGTATTTGACAAGCTAGGTGTAAAGCAAGCTGTTAAAAATGCTGGCATTGAGTTGGAAAAGGTAGATATAACTGATGAGAATTTGAATTTAATTCATGGTTTAAACCTGAAGAAAATTAAAGCCAAATTTGGCTCATCAATTGTAGCTGTTCATCGAGCCAGACTTCAACAAGTTCTTTATTCCTTTGTAAATCCTGACAAGGTAATTCTAAACAAAGCACTGGTTTCTTTAGAAGAAAAGGATGGAAAAGTTGTTCTACATTTTGCAGATGAGACTATTATTGAAGCAGATTTTGTAATAGGTGCAGATGGAGTCAATTCAAGGGTTCGCCAACAGATTATGCCTGAAATTCATTTACGATATTCTGGTCAGACGTGTTGGAGAGGTTTGGTTACGCATACGCTTCCAGATCAATGGAAAAATGCAACTCTTGAACTTTGGGGCAACCAATTGCGTTTTGGGTTAGCCGAAATGGCCGATGAACAAATCTATTGGTTTGCTGTTAAAACATCTCCTGAGAATGGAGTTGATGAAACCAAAGACATAAAAAGCTATCTGAAAGAAGAATTTAAAGACTTTAAAGGTCCAGTTCAAGAACTGATAGAAGCAACACCTCATTTCATGATTCGAAGAACCGATTTACATGATTTACCAGGGGCAAAAAAATGGCATCAATCAAAAATTTGTTTGATTGGTGATGCTGCTCATGCTGCAACGCCCAATTTAGGTCAAGGTGGAGCTCAAGCCGTCGAAGATGCTTACACATTGGTTCAAGAATTACATCTAAGCCAAACTCCTGAATATGCATTTGATTCCTTTCAGAAAAAAAGGTACAACAAAGTAAAACGGATCATTTTCGGCTCTTATTGGATTGGAATTGTTGCACACTGGAAATATTTTAAGGGAATTCGAAATTTCTTCCTACGAAATACTCCTTCATTTATTGAAGAAAGCCAACTAAATAGTATTTATCGTATTGATGATTAA